GCTGATAAGAAGCACGATTCCTGTTGCCAAGAAGATGAACGGTACGACGAAAGAGAGAAAGAACTCATCAGACATAGAACCACCGTCATTTTCTGTGGGCTTCACATGATTCGCAGTGCAGCCCAACGCCCTGCGCTTCAGCCGCGAAGGCGCGGGCGCGTGGTTCCCTTTCGCGCCGTCCTCGTCCGCGCCTTCGTCGGCTGCAAGCGCTTGTTGGGCCGCGTAGCCGATGTGCCACTTCCCGGCGCGTCTTTCAGCCAGCGCTTGATCGCCTTGATGGCGAACCGGTAATGGCTCGCGGTGTTCGGTCCGATATAGGTCGTCACCGGATGCTCGCCGGTCCACGCGAAGTGGCCCGGCCTGAGAAGCTGCTGGGGTGAGAGGGCCTCGACGATGCGGACAATCCGGCTGTAGCCAGAATCGAACTCGGCCCGGACCGCCACGTGAGACCGCGAACGGTGCTTCTCCCATATCGCTCGGTTGAGTCGCGGCGTCTCACTCCACTTGAACCCTGGCGCGGGCATCTCGGGCGTCGCCCCCCGCAGGCCATCTTCGTACCAACCCAGGAACATGTGCTGCCACTCCGCCAAGTGGGCAACAAGGTCACACAGAGTCCACCCGTCGCCCCATACGCCGGGCTCGTGCCAGCGCGCCTTCGGAATCTCCGCAAGCCGCGCGCACAGCGAATCGTGCGCGGTTCGGATATCGTCCATCAGCGCTTGCTTCGACTCGTATCTCATAGCTGCGATCTGTTGCTCCTAATCGTCGGCCCAACGGTTTGCGTTACCTGCGTGTGGGCGGGCGTGGACTCTGCTTGGGAGCAGGAAAAACTCGAAGCCAGAAAAATGCTTGTAAATCACGCAGACTCCCACACGTCAGGTGCACGCTTTGTTCGGCGGCGTTTTATTGGACGGTCAGGTTTGTAGGAAACGAAGCCCAACCACATGAAGCATAATATCAGCAACGAAATGTGCCACTATTGCTCCTTCCAGTCCATTTGTGTAAAAGAGATAACCGAACGTCAACCCACCTATACTATTGAGAAGCACAACGGTCAATATTACTAATGGAGTTAAAGGTGTAATTGCAGACCATTGTGGTAGGTGGGCTATACCAAATCCAATGGCGATCAGCGCGTTGATTATCCAAAATATTCCTGGAGTTGGCGGCTTTTGTATTTGCCAACTTTTACTCACGATCCACACCAACGACGATAATAGAAATAAACGGAAAACAATCTCTTCAAGAACAGCCGAGTCGAATGCAATCACGACTCTCTTCCACGTTTCAAGACTGGACTCTGCGGTGAATCGTAGCCGTATTTCTGGCACGACAGATAATAAAAGAAAACGTATTACAACTAAAATGACCGTTCCTAATCCAACACCTATCAAAATAGCCCGACCCAATGTTTGAAGTAGTTGCTGTAGATTGCCATGTAAGAGATCGCTACTGAAAACAAGGGTTTTTAGACCGACGCTTCTCGAAAAAAATAATCCCGTTCCTACAATAACCCCTAATACAGAGACAGAAATGATGAAATATCCTGGCTTGAGCGGGCGAGGCAGAGCCAAGAATAAAGCAATACATCCTATCCCCATTAAGATTCCGAATGACGTCCAAGAATATGCTTGATGATTCATAACGACTCATTCCCGTTTTGTTAGGTAAGCCGCCGAACGGCAAAAATAACCTGCTGGAACATGCGGCGCACAGAACGTTGGTATTTAAATAAACGTTCTGCGTAACACCGAATGTTCGGATTAGCACATAGCTGTTCCAGTCAGGTTAAT
The nucleotide sequence above comes from Candidatus Zixiibacteriota bacterium. Encoded proteins:
- a CDS encoding ClbS/DfsB family four-helix bundle protein, which produces MRYESKQALMDDIRTAHDSLCARLAEIPKARWHEPGVWGDGWTLCDLVAHLAEWQHMFLGWYEDGLRGATPEMPAPGFKWSETPRLNRAIWEKHRSRSHVAVRAEFDSGYSRIVRIVEALSPQQLLRPGHFAWTGEHPVTTYIGPNTASHYRFAIKAIKRWLKDAPGSGTSATRPNKRLQPTKARTRTARKGTTRPRLRG
- a CDS encoding CPBP family glutamic-type intramembrane protease, which gives rise to MNHQAYSWTSFGILMGIGCIALFLALPRPLKPGYFIISVSVLGVIVGTGLFFSRSVGLKTLVFSSDLLHGNLQQLLQTLGRAILIGVGLGTVILVVIRFLLLSVVPEIRLRFTAESSLETWKRVVIAFDSAVLEEIVFRLFLLSSLVWIVSKSWQIQKPPTPGIFWIINALIAIGFGIAHLPQWSAITPLTPLVILTVVLLNSIGGLTFGYLFYTNGLEGAIVAHFVADIMLHVVGLRFLQT